A region of the Vibrio tubiashii genome:
TCAGCAATAGAATAACCGATGAAACCACCGAGAATAATTGGGAACAGGACGAGGCCTTTAATGCCGATGTTGGAAATGTCAGCGAGTAAGCCGTCTGCGGGTACTGCTCCTTTACCTGATGCCATTACTGCCAGTGCGAGCAAAACACCGCCCGCGACAATAAATGGCAACATATGTGAGGTACCAAATAGAAGGTGTTGCTTTAGGGTACTGAGGTTTTTTTTAAGATCGCTACTATTAGTAGCTTGAGCGGTTATTGTACTCATATCTAATTTACCTTATGAATTAATTAAAATATCTAAGATCTGATGTTCATCTTTTGCTTTTATAATATTTTCTATAAATTCTTCGCTGAACTTACCAAATAGCTCTTGAAGAACGTAGATATGATGGTCAGCACCATTATCTGGTGAGGCAATCATAAAAAATAGGGTCGGGTTAATACCGTCTTCGTCATCGTAATCAATGCCAGTCGGTTTGATGCCAACAGCAATGGCAGGTTCCAATACAGCGCTGCTTTTCGCATGAGGGTAGGCGATGCCATCCATCGACGTGACGCTCAGTGCCTCGCGAGCCTTGATATCTGCTAGGAAGTTATCCCGATTATTAATGCGTTGGTTGTCTGCCAGTAATTGAGCAAGCTCTTCGAATACTTGTTGTTTATTTGTCGCGGATAATTGCTTTTTTATTAAATTGACATTGGTTAATTGTGTAATCATTTCTAAACTCACGAATGCTTTTCTATGAGTTAAAATTAATCCATTGCTGCTATCGTCGAAATAGCAAAAATAAGGCTATAGCTATACTTTTGTATCGGCTAAATTTAATTGTGATTAGCGTCATTATTATTTCGACAAATGCCTATTTCTCCAGATAGAAAAAAGCCTCACGATGGTGAGGCTCAATAATGTGATTGGATTAAATTAACTGTATGCTCGTGCCACTCGTCCTTGGCAGGAGAGCGTATAATTGCCAGTGTTCGCTGCTACAAACACCGAGTCCCCAATAGCGATGTGGCATGTTTCTCCATTGCTATGCGTTAAGGTCATCGGTTTGTCGAGTGGTAGTAGAATCTCAGCACTGGTCGTTGTTAGGTGACGGTTGTCAGAGTCATGAAGGATCGAGAACTTAAAGTCATCAACTGGCACCTCAAAGCTTTCAATTCCTTCGTCAGTCGAGGGCGCTAGTTTTAGGCTATGCTTTGGTTTCGAAACAAATTGCGTGCACGAGACAAGCTCTTCGACATCGATATGCTTAGGTGTCAGCCCTGCTCGAAGTACATTGTCAGAGTTCGCCATGATTTCCAGTCCGGTACCATGCAAATACGCGTGAGGCGTCTGCGCGTCAAGATACATCGCCTCTCCTGGCTGTAGGGTAATGACATTAAGCATCAAGGGAGCAAACAACCCAACATCATTAGGGTACTGCTTTTCCAGTTCGGTAATGAGCGTATATACAGGCTCACTAGAGAGTTTGGCTTTGACCATCAACATGGTGAGTGCCATCTCTTTTTGTTCACCTTGTAAGGACAGTATCCCAGAGAAGAAGCTCGCCAATCCGTGTGAATTTGGCTCTTCGGTGAACGCTTCAAGCAACCAATTAAGCTCTGGAATGGCTAACTGGGTAAAGTTCTCAATGATCTCTTCGATTGGTCTAAAGCCATTCATGGCTTGGTATTGGGTAAGGGCGTACACCAATTCTGGTTTGTGGTTGGGATCCTTGTAATTACGATGGCTTGCGGTCAATGGTACCCCTAGCTGTTGCTCTTTGGCATAACCAGATTCTGCTTGGGCTTTACTCGGGTGGACTTGTATTGATAGCGCTTGCTCTGCCGCTAGGATCTTAAATAGATACGGCAGCTCGCCAAATGTGTTTGCGGTTTGTTCCCCAAGGTAGTGCTGTGGGTTATTGTTGATAAGTTCAGAAAGTTTGACTGAAATACCTTGGCTCGTAACCGACGAGCAGCCATTTGGGTGGGCGCCCATCCACATTTCCGCTTGCGGAGCAGATTCT
Encoded here:
- a CDS encoding PTS sugar transporter subunit IIA — its product is MITQLTNVNLIKKQLSATNKQQVFEELAQLLADNQRINNRDNFLADIKAREALSVTSMDGIAYPHAKSSAVLEPAIAVGIKPTGIDYDDEDGINPTLFFMIASPDNGADHHIYVLQELFGKFSEEFIENIIKAKDEHQILDILINS
- the manA gene encoding mannose-6-phosphate isomerase, class I, yielding MKNVIQNYAWGSKTSLNQLFGISNPESAPQAEMWMGAHPNGCSSVTSQGISVKLSELINNNPQHYLGEQTANTFGELPYLFKILAAEQALSIQVHPSKAQAESGYAKEQQLGVPLTASHRNYKDPNHKPELVYALTQYQAMNGFRPIEEIIENFTQLAIPELNWLLEAFTEEPNSHGLASFFSGILSLQGEQKEMALTMLMVKAKLSSEPVYTLITELEKQYPNDVGLFAPLMLNVITLQPGEAMYLDAQTPHAYLHGTGLEIMANSDNVLRAGLTPKHIDVEELVSCTQFVSKPKHSLKLAPSTDEGIESFEVPVDDFKFSILHDSDNRHLTTTSAEILLPLDKPMTLTHSNGETCHIAIGDSVFVAANTGNYTLSCQGRVARAYS